In Kwoniella pini CBS 10737 chromosome 4, complete sequence, one DNA window encodes the following:
- a CDS encoding D-tyrosyl-tRNA(Tyr) deacylase, with product MKAIIQRVINASVAVDGQIISSIGKGLLVLVGIDRYDEPNDATQIIKKVLTARLFDDEQGGMWKKSVKDINGEVLCVSQFTLLAKFKASTKPDFHESMSTIPGKAYYTNFLEEMGKSYNPNKIKDGQFGAMMQVSLTNDGPVTIILDSRSSSSLSSSSSSVKSTPNISRSITPNSNLSTKKSKSKNKNKDKVEDINTLEKDEENYNKSSISIKPSENCPNGIIDVSSISSISGTIANLGLGTNGNLEKEKKLI from the exons ATGAAGGCGATTATACAACGAGTAATTAACGCTTCAGTAGCGG TTGACGGGCAAATTATCTCTTCTATTGGGAAGGGATTATTGGTGCTAGTAGGGATAGACCGAT ATGACGAGCCAAATGATGCTActcaaataataaaaaaagtATTAACAGCcagattatttgatgatgaacaaGGTGGAATGTGGAAAAAAAGTGTAAAAGATATAAATGGTGAAGTATTATGTG TATCGCAATTTACTTTATTAGCGAAATTTAAAGCATCTACCAAACCTGATTTTCATGAATCCATG TCTACAATACCAGGTAAAGCATATTATACTAACTTTTTAGAAGAGATGGgtaaatcatataatccaaataaaataaaag ATGGTCAATTTGGCGCTATGATGCAAGTATCTTTAACAAATGAT GGTCCAGTAACGATTATTCTGGAttcaagatcttcttcttctttatcttcatcttcatcttcagtaAAATCTACTCCAAATATAAGTAGATCAATAActccaaattcaaatttatctaccaaaaaatcaaagagtaaaaataaaaataaagataaagtGGAAGATATAAATACTTTAGAAAAGGATGAGgaaaattataataaatCCTCAATTTCTATTAAACCTTCTGAAAATTGTCCTAATGGTATCATAGATGTTTCTTCTATCTCATCTATAAGTGGTACAATTGCTAATTTAGGATTAGGaacaaatggaaatttagaaaaagagaaaaaattaatttaa